The sequence ATCCGTGCCGCCAATGGTGAAAAATATTTGGCGGTAATCGGCAAACGGATTATCCGCTGCGGTGGCGGGGTCTAATTCGAGGCGAAAGATGACCGATGCGCCCGGGGCCAAATTGGCGAAATTCAATGTGACCTCGGAACCTGTCGACGAACTGGCGACCGTCGCGGTCGACGATGTTATCGAGGGCGGCGAGCTTGTCGGCAGTGCGTCGATTCCAGTCGAAGGCGACGTAATGTTTTTTAAATTCTGGGTGAGATTATTCAACTGAATGGTGAGACTGGTAAGGTTGCCATCCGACGTGGGATCGTTCGTGATCTCCAAAAATGGGTGTTTGCGCAAATACACCCATTCCGCGGCCGTGGTATGCAGGCCTGAAGGGCCGCCCAACTCCAGCGAAGACAAGTCTTCGGAAATTCCCAAACTGTAACTGCAGGTAGTCGCACAAGATATGCGAGCCGTCAGCAAAACGAACAGGACTGCAGTTCCCCACGCAATTAGTCGGTTGGTCCTAGAAGAATTCCAATGCGCGCATAACATGATTCTCTGTTCCTTTCGGCAACACTATCGCTTGTTGCCACTGCGCGGGCTGCCCTGCAAGCAGGACCCGTAATTCGTCGTCAGATCTCTTCTCTTAGATCTCCGCTCTTGCACGCCAGATTGATGCTGGGTTCAAGTTTTCCGCGACGAAACAACAGGTGATACTGGACCCACGTTGCGCCTGAACTGGGGCTCTTATAAGCCGAACTGGCAAAGCAAGTGCGCGCAATGCCAACACCAGCCAAGTCGCAATTAAGGGTTCTGTTGGGTCGCGCTGGAAAAAGAACTTCCGCGCAAACTGAACATACAGAGCGTTCCTCGACGGCCTTCTTCTCGTTAAAAATCCTACCCGTTTCCGTCGGGCAGAATATGTTCCTGTGCCTCACAGGCCATCCTAATTACACCGTGTTTGCCAGTCAAGCTAAATGCAGAAAATAGTTAGGCTTGGCGGGTCACAGGGTTTATATGGGTGGACCGCAAGATTGGAAAAACAACATAAGACATTGATTTGGCGTATGTTACATACAATTTTCGCAGGAAGGTCTTATGCGACGGCCACCGGTTTTGTGCGAAAATAAAATCCCCGTGAAGCAAAGGCTGCAGAATTGCATGCCGGAAATAGCCCCCACCCATGGCTGAGGGAGGACCTGCAAAGGCTTTATTTCGCGTGGGCGTCAAGGCGAGCTGCTTCGGAAAAGTAGTGCATGGCCGCCTGGTGCTGAGAAAGCTTATCCAAAGTCGAACCCATTAAGAAGCAAGACGTAGCATCCGACTTGTCCAAATTGATGGCTTGCGTCAAAGCCGCTTGTGCGGCCTGATATTCACCACGCCGGTAATGGGCTGTTCCCAGCAACCGGTATAACGCAGCGGCTTGCCCAGGCGTTTGCAAGAGTCCGTCGCTGGCGAGATCGATGGCCGTCTCCGTATCGCCACGATCGAGCGCTGCCTCAGCCCGCTGGAGCGGATCCCGCAGAATTTTTTGGCTGCCCGACGATTCTGCCAGTAATGTCGTTTGCACGGCGGCAGAAACCGGCTTCTCGGCGGCTCCCGATGATGGGGTAGCAGCAGTGCCCCACGCCTCGGACCGCGACACGGAGGGGGGCTTCTCCAGCGATGGCGGCTTCTCCAACGATGGCAGCGATTCCAACGATGGGGGCTTCTCCAACGATGGCAGCGATTCCAACGGCGACATTTTCACCAGCGCTGGCGTTTTCTCGGCCGAAGGCGTGATTTCCTTCGACGGTGCTTTCGTCGCCGAATTCAGCGCTGAATGTGTCGCGGTTGGCTCTTCGCCGGTGGGCCCGCCAAAATCGAGCCGCCCAAGCCAATCGTGAACCTTGGCCGGGGGGGCAAATGTTTGTGGGCGATTTTGTGACGTCGAATCGTCGCTCAAACGCCAGGCGGCCTGCTGGGCAGCAGCGAGATCCGTTACGGAAACACCGACGGCCGCCTGCGAATGGTTGCCTTGGCGATCGCAGGTGATCGAATTACCTGGATTCAGAGTTTCATTTTGGACCTCGGGGCGCGAAGTCTCACTTTGCAAATTTGCGGTTGGCAATTCGCCGCATTGCAGATGGGCATCGCCAGGATGATCGGTGGTTTGTGCCGCTTCGGGAATGGGCGAAGTGGCCGATGCCAATTTCACAGCGCCCCCAACCGCGGTGGTCGAAGGAGGACTGCTGACGTCGGTCGATTTGCTGGGCCTATTGCCGGAGATTGTGGCGAAGGTGGAGAGGCGATCCGGCAAACTCACTAAGCCGGCGGACCGTTGGTAACTGAATGCATACTCGTCGTTCTGTGGATCCAACTGGCAGGCAATTTTGTAATGCTCCAGTGACTCCTGATGGCGTCCGCAGGCGTCCAACACCTGGGCCAACGCATGCTGCGCGACTGCGTCTTTCGGATCGGCTGCCACCAGGGTTTGCAACTCCGCAGCAGCCTGCTCCGTGCGTCCGGAGAACAAGTCGACGTCGACTAGCAACAGCCGCGCCCGACGGTTGTTACCATTTCGCTCCAGCAATAGGCCGAGAAGTTTATTGCATCCGGCCACGTCTCCCCGTTGCCAGCACGAGGCCGCCTTTGCAAGTTGGGCATCATCACGCTGCGAATCGATATTTTGGGCCGGGACTGTCTTGCGATCTTCCTGCGTCGCAGGAGCGTCATTCGCTGCATTATTTTTACTTTTAACAGCCTGGTTCGTGTCCAGCCAGCCGGCACCTGAGAGGGCACAACACAACACACAAAATGCCAAAGTCCAGGGCGGCCTTGCTCCATCCCGCGCAGGCAGCTCGGAAGAAATTCTGGAGCCACCTTTCTTGAGCTTGGGTTGTTTCATGGCTGCGTTCCCTTTGCAACGGAATTTGCGTCCGTCGCATTTGTGTAGATCGCATTTTGCCCTGACGAAATCGCGCTGTGCTGGGCAGGATGACTGCCAAGGGGCGGGACTAAACCATTGAAGCTCCAATTCGGCGACTCCGGCGGCAACGGCGCGGCAGGCGCTGGGGAAGTCTGTGCCGGAATTTGAGAGGCACTGGGCGCGATTGGGGAACTTTCCCCATCCTCGCTTACATGACGTTGCATGCGCGAGTTGTTGCGAATGGCCGCGAGCACATGGGTCCAATGAAGCTTTGACGTTTTAGCCATGACTTCAACCGAGTTGGTTCCTCCATCGGCTGTCGCGCCGCTGGCGACGGCGGGAACAGAATTCTCTCCGGCTCCGCCGGCTGGCGGTCGGTACGTCATCCGGCGATTGTTGCCAGTCCATCATGATTGAATCAGCGAAGCCCAAAACGACTGCCGCCCTGGCTGTGGGTGATAGCACAACAGCCTTTTTGGGATTGGCGGTTTGGGGAATCGTTCACGGTACTGCGCAAGTTAGCCAGACTCGTCTAATATCGGTAATCAAAAAGGTCGACCTAACCCCATTCCCAGGAATCATCCGTAAAAACTTCCAACATCAATTCCCAAGGCGCCGCATTTCCTGTTTGGGTTTGTTTTTCGAATTTGGGTTCTTGCAGCGAAATGGTTTCGGACAAGCGTTCCAGCGCTGCTAGCAACCGGCTAGATGGCACGGCCTAGGTGAGTTCAGCTTGCTGCTCGTGGAGCAAACGCCAGCATTTGGAAAAACGGCGAGTCGAGAATGAGCGGTTTGCACAGCGCAAAAAACGGCGCGGCAGGGTCCCCTCACGCTCCCAGCTTGCCCCGCCGCGCCAACGCCCAGTACCCCTCCCCAAGGTACATGAGACATTAAAACCATACTTTCCGAGCGACCTGGGTCAAATGAACCGAGGCCGCGGCAGGAGAACTTGCGAGAAAGCGCAAGCGATTCAATAGGGTTCACTTGTCTTTCCCACGATCAAGCTGGCGGCACGCCGATTTTGTTTCGCATTGGAAACCGCCGCTGCCACAAACTGCAAACAATGTTGCGAAAAGAAAACGCGCAGTCTACAGGTTAGCGCATCCGCACAACCCGTGGCGCTTGCCGTGCGCTTCTTACCATTGAAACGCTCGCGATCCTTGCAAATCGCTATTTTCTAAGTCGTGCGCTCTCGGCTGGGCTTCGCCTTAGGCTGTGGCAGTTGTGGCTTTTCGCCTTCCAGCAAACTGCCGGGAATGCGGGCCAGATAGGTAGGTATCCAAATGCTACTCCAGCGCTTGGGTAAATTATCTTCCTGCTGCTTCATCACGCGTTCCAAAGCCTGGTCGATCGTTTCCCCTTCCTGCAATCGCAAGAAAGAAGGAGGACTTGTCGTGGACTCGTACTTCCAGACCGATTCGCCGTTGATTTGCAGGCTCAGCGTCAAGACCTCGGTGTTCACCTCATGTTCTTGCGCCGAAAAAGGAGGCATTCCCCACGAATGGTATCGGACGGTCACCGTTTTGCCGGGTTCAACGGTTCCCAGCAGTTTTACTTTGCTGTCGGCGGTAACTTTCATGCCGTTTTTCATCAACCGTTCCTCAATGGTATTGCGAATGCCGTCCATTTCGTCCGCATCGCCGTTGATCTGCAAATCGATGGAAACTTCCATTCCCGGGTGAAATACCAACAAATCTTCGGGCTTATACCCGGCGACCGAATCCAACACATTTTTGTTGGGAACCGTGGCGCATGCCAGGACCATGCTTCCTTTGGCCCCGTCTTCCAGATACCAAACTTTGCCGTCGCGCACGGCGGTAGCTTCCTGCATATGATCGTAAGACCAAATCGGAATGCGGCGTTCCACGTCGACCAAAATACTGTTGTTCAGCAACAGATGATTGTCAGTTGTCCAAACCAACGTCTGAGGAAATGGAAGGGGCAATTGTTGCGAAAAGCCAAAATCGCGCACCATGTCGTGGCTCTGCATGTCCCATACACGAATTCTGCCCATTTGCCAAAGCGCCAATCGCGCGCCGTCGTCGGACAGGGCCACTGCTGCCCGCGGGCCCGGCTCTTCGTCAATACTTAGATGCCCCGCTTCCGTTCCATCGGCCACATTCAGAATCGATATACCGGAGGTCGATCGCGTCATCGGCAATTGCCGGCCCAGCGGATGTCCCGCGCTAAAATTCCCGGCAGATTCGGTTTTGGTCAGCAGCGCCAAATACTTGCGGCCGGCGCTAAATGTGGGCTGCGTGCCAAACGCCACAGTGGTCGACCACACCGGCCGCACATTCGGCACTTCCCAATAAACCAACTGGCCAAAGCTGCTCAGTGTGAGCACGTGGTGCGCGTCGGAAAACGCTGCCCAGGAAATTTCCGTGTCCACCTCATGCTCCGGCGAAGTGGGCGCAATGAACGGCTTCCACCCTTGAATCGGTTTCACTTTGTTGCCGTCGCGGCCGTAAAGACGCAATTCCGACAGCTTATTGTCGTCGCTCCCGGCCCGTTCCACCCGTGCCAGCACCAAAGCGCCATCGGGCGAAATGTCGATGGGCGTTTCGTCGCGGGCAAACACAGCGGCGGTATCCAGTTGGCCGCTTACCAAGTTGCAGGCCTGCACCTGGCTGACATGAGTTTTGAAATCGTTATAAAAAATGACGAAGGCTTTTTTCTCCTTGGGCAATAGGAGAATCGATTGCAGCCGATCGAAAAAATCGACCGGCTTCAACGGCACTCGCGATGCAGGCAGTTTGTCGCCGGCCAATGCCAAGTCGGGTAGGTATTTCCACTCCGCTGAGCCGGTCAAATCAAGCGGCCTGGCTGCCGTAAAGTCGGTGGCAGTAAGTTTGGGTCGGGTTGTATCAGGGACTGGGGCGGCGTCGACGCCGCCCGCGGCCGGTTTCTCAGCGGTGGGTGCGGAATTGCTGGCGGTGAATTTGGCAACATATTTTTGATCCGCATCGCACAATTTATCCAGCGGCACAGAAATTTCCTTGTCGTCACGGCGGTGCAGAACCACCTGTCCATCTTCCAAGCGCAACAGCTTGGCTTCAATATGGAATTTACCGCTATTATCGTTCCACGTTCGAAAAGGGGCAGCGGCGGCTTTTTCTTCGCTGGTGGCAAACGGATTATCCGGATCGCTGGCCACGTCGTCTGCTCTGGCTACCCATCCAAATGCTATGCCGCAAGCGAACAAAACCACCGCCAACCACCATGTGTAAATTCGCTGGGTGTTACCGATCGCGCTCATAAAGCATCTCCATCCAAAAAGACTCTCGGCGATGAAAACCGCAACACACGAAGACCTGGAATTCGCCACCCCACAGAGGCCAGTCAGCCTGAAATTCCACGATGACGGTTATCATAATGCCATTTTTTCCGGGGGTCTACCAGGTTCATTCAGAAAGCCGGAACCGCACAAAATGAGTTCGACGATTAGTCCGGCTCTGCCAGCCAATCCAAGCCCACGTCCAGCGAAGTAGCCGAGTGGGTCAGGGCGCCGGCGCTGATCCGCTCGACACCGGTTTGTGCGATGGCCCTTACCGTGGCCAGTGTCACGCCGCCGGAAGCTTCTAATTCGACTTCCGCAGCCAAACGGTTGCGTAGCACCACGGACTGCCGCAAATCGTCCACGCTCATATTGTCTAGCAGCACAATATCCGGCCGCTCCGGCAACACTTGCTCCAATTGAACGAGCGAATCGACTTCCACTTCCACAATCATCAGCCGGCGCGGATCATCGGCCGGAAAATTTTCATCGATAAACTGCCGCGCCTGCCGCACGGCCGCCGCCGGATTGAATTGTTTTAATCCCACCCTCGCCCCGCCTAATGCCAGGTGATTATCTTTGATCAGCACCGCATCGAACAAACCTGTGCGGTGATTGTGTCCGCCCCCTTGCCGCACGGCGTACTTTTCCAGCCGCCGCCAACCGGGCGTGGTTTTGCGCGTGTCGTAAATGCGGGCCTGTGTGCCGGCCACCGCATCGACAAACTGCTTGGTTAGCGTGGCAATGCCGGATAATCGACCCACAAAATTGAGAATTAATCGCTCGGCCGTAAGCAAACTTCGAGCCGGGCCGGCGATGGCGGCCAGCGTGGCGCCTGACTGGATTGCCTGACCATCGGCGATCGACTTGCCGGCGAGCGTGGCAGGAGTGAACTGCAGCCGGCGATCCATCTCGTCCAACACCAATTGCACGGCTGGCAAACCGGCGATCACCCCTGCTTGCCGCGCCACCAGCGCCGCCCGGGCGGTGGCTTCCATCGGAACCAGGCTGACGGTGGTCCAATCTTGCCCACGATCTAAATCTTCCATCACTGCCGCGCGAATGATCCTCCGGCACTCGTCGGCCACGAGAGCATCCCATTCGATTTGATGAAAGTCTGTGGGCATTTTCAGAGCTCGATCCCGGCGCGCCGGGATCAGTCGGTCGAAATTCAAAATCTGTACAAGCGGCCAGATACACTACGTTGTCATAGCGCAGCATAATCAGATTTGCGTCACGGCGAAAGAACCACCTGCTTCGATCCCCAGAGCCATGTCTGACGAGCAACCGCCCCAATCGGCAACCTCACAATCGTTCTTACGCCGCGCCGATCAAGCGGTGACCGCCGCGTTTTGTTTTTTCGCTCTGGTGGCTTTGGCTTGGTATTGGGTTGCTCAAGGGGGCTTGCGCGGCCGGCTGATCGAAATCGAGCACGCCAACCAGGCGACCGCGGAGTTTAAGGTGGACGTGAACACGGCCGATTGGCCGGAGCTGATTACCATTCCCGAGATCGGCCAAACGCTGGCCGAGCGAATTGTGGAATATCGCCAGCAGCATGGTCCGTTCCAATCGGTCGACGATCTGCGTCACGTCCGCGGCATTGGGCCGAAAACGCTGGAAAGACTTAAAGCATACGTGCTGCCTTTGGGCCCATCGAAAGCGGCGGCTGAAGCTCAGCCACAAGAACCGCCGCCGCCGCAGGAAAATCGCGCCGTGGCCAAGTCCTCCCAATCGCCCTAGAATTGAAGATTCGGCGAACTTTGCGAGGATATCAGCGTGCAATTTCAGATAACCAGCCCGTTTCAACCTGCCGGCGATCAGCCGCAGGCCATTGCCGCGCTTACGGAAGGACTGCGCACGGGCCGTAAACAGCAAGTTCTCCTGGGCGTGACGGGCTCGGGTAAAACGTTCACGATGGCCAACGTCATCCAGAACGTGCAACGCCCCACGTTGGTGCTGTCGCACAATAAAACGCTGGCCGCACAGCTTTATTCCGAATTCAAAGAGTTCTTTCCCCGCAACGCCGTCCATTATTTTGTCAGTTATTACGATTATTATCAGCCCGAAGCCTATATTCCGCAGCGCGACATCTACATTGAAAAAGACGCGTCCATCAATCAGGAAATCGACCGTTTGCGCTTGGCCACCACCAGCTCGCTGGTCAGCCGCCGCGACGTGATTATCGTGGCCAGCGTGTCGTGCATTTACGGCTTGGGCTCGCCGGAAGATTACCGCAGCATGATGGTCGGCCTGCGTGTCGGCGAGCAAACCGATCGCGACCATGTGCTGCGCAAACTGGTCGACATCCATTACGAACGCAACGATATTGAATTCGCCCGCACCAAGTTTCGGGTTCGCGGCGATTGCGTGGAGCTTTGGCCGGCGTACGAAGAATTCGCCTACCGCATCGAGTTTTGGGGGGACGAAATCGAAAAACTGTCGATCATCAATCCCACCAGCGGCGAGACCATCGACCGGCTCGAGACCGTCTATATTTATCCGGCCAAGCACTTCGTCATGCCCGAAGACCGCATTCACGCCGCGGTCGAAAGCATCAAACAGGAATTGGAGCAGCGACTGGAAGAATTCAAAAATCACAACAAGCTGCTGGAAGCGCAACGACTGGCCGCCCGCACCCGCTTCGACATCGAAATGATGCAAGAGATGGGCTACTGCCCGGGCATTGAAAATTACAGCCGCCCGCTGTCCGGCCGTCCGCCGGGGAGCACTCCCGACACGCTCTACAATTTTTTCCCGGACGATTTTTTGCTGTTTGTGGACGAATCGCACGTTACCGTGCCGCAAGTGCGGGCCATGTACGCCGGCGATTATAGCCGTAAAAGCACGCTGGTGGAACACGGCTTTCGCTTGCCCAGCGCGCTCGACAACCGGCCGCTGAAGTTCGACGAATGGGAAAAGAAAATCAATCAAGTGATTTACGTTTCCGCCACGCCCGGTCCTTACGAATTGCAGCAGACCGGCGGCGAGTTCATCGAGCAAGTCATCCGTCCCACGGGCTTGTTGGATCCGGTGATCGAAATCCATCCGGCCCGCGGCCAGGTGCCGCATTTGTTGGAGGAGATTAAAAAACGGGCCGCGGTTGGCCAGCGCACGTTGGTGACCACGCTGACGAAGCGCCTGGCCGAAGATTTATCGTTCTATTTGGCCGAACAGGGCGTGAAGTGTAAATGGCTGCATAGCGAGCTGGATGCGTTTGAACGCGTCGAGCTGTTGCGTGATTTGCGCACCGGCCGATTCGAAGCCCTGGTCGGCGTCAATTTGCTGCGCGAAGGGTTGGACTTGCCTGAAGTGTCGCTCGTGGCGATTTTAGATGCCGACAAAGAGGGTTTTCTGCGCAGCGAAACTTCGCTGTTGCAGACCATCGGGCGTGCAGCGCGCAATGTTGATGCCACCGTGATCTTGTATGGCGACTCGGTCACCGATTCGATGCAAGCCGCCATTGAAGAAACCAATCGCCGCCGCGCCATGCAGCAGGAGTATAACCGCGAACATGGCATCACGCCGGTCAGCATTCAAAAAGCGATCCGCGATGGTATCGAGGCGGAAGCTGCCGCCCATGCCCGGGCCAATGCCGCCGTGGGCCGCACCGACGAAGCGCAATACATCACCGAGGAATACCTCGCCGAGTTAGAAGCCGAAATGTACGCCGCCGCCGAAGCACTGGAATTCGAACGCGCCGGCGTAATCCGCGATCGCATCACCAAAATGCGCGATTCGCTAGGCAAAAAAGTGGGCGAAGTCGATTTCCATGCCGACGACAACGGAAAAGGCCGCGGCAAACGTCGCCGGCACGGGGGCCGTGTTCCCAGGCCCAAAAAACTCGGGTAATCATGTGACAATTTCGCCAGCCGTCACGAAGTCGCCTGCAAAGTTTGCCGCATCGGCACCATCGGACCCGGGTTCTGTCGAACCTCGCCGCTGCGACAACCGCGCTAATCTTCAGAGGCCGCACCATCCGAATCGAAAATTAGGCTTGCGCGCTACAGTTTACCAGCGGACTGTTTCGTTTCGGACTGGACGCTTCGATTTCTCGAGATTGCCGGAGTTACTGCCAATGCGGAATGCTTTGTCGTGGTTGCTGAATACGCTTGCGTTTCGGGCGATTTTGTTCGCCGCATTGATGCCCAGTCCAGGGCGGGCTGGCGATGCTCCGCCGACTATTCACGTTCGCTCGGGAACCGCCATGCCGGTCTCCGCGACCACCAGCACTCCCGTAGTCTCACCAGGCGAGATTTCCGCCACGCCCGAGATGTGGTTTTACGAGCAAGCCATGCGCCGCTATGACGACCCGAGAAACGCGGTTCGCGCGGCCGCCGAGTTCGAAGCGAATCAGCGCCGCGCTCGCATTGCGGCCCAGCAGTGGTACGGCGTTTCCAATCTCCGGCCGACGTCCGGCATTGATCCCTTTGCCGGCCCGCTGTCGCCCACCTGGATTGGCAACGGCTACAATCCAAACACCTGGATCGGCCCGGCGCGCCCCGCCGCCGTGTGGATCATTCCCGGCGTCTCCAGCGGATATTAAAGCCGCTTCTCATGCCGTGCGTGTTAGCTTGACCGCCGTGCCGTAGCACAGCACTTCGGTAGCGCCCTGCATAAATTCCGTGGCGTCGTAACGCACCGCAATCACGGCATCGGCCCCGCGCTCGGCCGCGTGCTGCTCCATCCGCTCGTAAGCTTCTTCTCGGGCATGCTCGCACACGGTGGCATACGATTCAATGTTGCCGCCGACAATCGCCTTCAGTCCGCCCATCAAACCCTGAGCGATGTTGGGCGACCGCACCACAATTCCCCGTACCAGCCCGATGTAAGACGCGACCTTATATCCCTCGACTTCATTGCCTGTCGTAACCACCATAAACACCTCCTGGAATAGATGCGGAAACGTCTGGCCAACTGATTTCCCCAAACTAACTTAAGTTTTTTTAGAGCAGCCGTGTCAGATTTTGACCGCTCCAGTGTGTATCTTATAGGAAGATTCCTTCCCACCCCACACGCCTATGAGTCCATCGCCGGAAACGCGACCCAGCCTGCTAATCCGGCTGAGCGACCGCTCTGATCAAGCGGCCTGGCAAGAGTTTGCAAGCATTTACACACCCGTGATTTACCGGCTGGCGCTGCGTAAAGGCCTGCAACATGCCGACGCGGAAGATTTGTCGCAGCAAGTACTGTCGGCCATCGCCAAAGCCATCGACCGCTGGCAAACTGACCCGGCGCGGGCCAAATTTCGCACTTGGCTGCATCGCGTGGCCCAAAATCAAATTATCAATGCTCTGACACGGGCTGCGCCTGATCGAGCAGTCGGTGGTTCCACCGTCATGTCAAATTTAAATGAGCATTCGGCCCGCATGCCCGATTCTGATCTCATCCGCCTGGAGCTACGGCGTGAGGTTTTCCGCTGGGCCGCCAACCGTATCCGCCACGAATTCCGATCCGTCACCTGGAACGCCTTCTGGCTTACAGCGGTCGAAAATGCGACCATCGAAGACGCCGTCCAGCGGCTCGGACTTTCTTCCGGTGCCGTTTATGCAGCCCGTAGCCGGATTATGCGACGGCTGAAAGAAAAGGTGTGCGAATTTGATGACGGAGAATCCGAGCTGCCGTCAT comes from Pirellulales bacterium and encodes:
- a CDS encoding SHD1 domain-containing protein; translation: MSAIGNTQRIYTWWLAVVLFACGIAFGWVARADDVASDPDNPFATSEEKAAAAPFRTWNDNSGKFHIEAKLLRLEDGQVVLHRRDDKEISVPLDKLCDADQKYVAKFTASNSAPTAEKPAAGGVDAAPVPDTTRPKLTATDFTAARPLDLTGSAEWKYLPDLALAGDKLPASRVPLKPVDFFDRLQSILLLPKEKKAFVIFYNDFKTHVSQVQACNLVSGQLDTAAVFARDETPIDISPDGALVLARVERAGSDDNKLSELRLYGRDGNKVKPIQGWKPFIAPTSPEHEVDTEISWAAFSDAHHVLTLSSFGQLVYWEVPNVRPVWSTTVAFGTQPTFSAGRKYLALLTKTESAGNFSAGHPLGRQLPMTRSTSGISILNVADGTEAGHLSIDEEPGPRAAVALSDDGARLALWQMGRIRVWDMQSHDMVRDFGFSQQLPLPFPQTLVWTTDNHLLLNNSILVDVERRIPIWSYDHMQEATAVRDGKVWYLEDGAKGSMVLACATVPNKNVLDSVAGYKPEDLLVFHPGMEVSIDLQINGDADEMDGIRNTIEERLMKNGMKVTADSKVKLLGTVEPGKTVTVRYHSWGMPPFSAQEHEVNTEVLTLSLQINGESVWKYESTTSPPSFLRLQEGETIDQALERVMKQQEDNLPKRWSSIWIPTYLARIPGSLLEGEKPQLPQPKAKPSRERTT
- a CDS encoding PEP-CTERM sorting domain-containing protein, whose product is MGISEDLSSLELGGPSGLHTTAAEWVYLRKHPFLEITNDPTSDGNLTSLTIQLNNLTQNLKNITSPSTGIDALPTSSPPSITSSTATVASSSTGSEVTLNFANLAPGASVIFRLELDPATAADNPFADYRQIFFTIGGTDTSQNAESSATFSTLNGNVTAGPKVWDNLPSALASQTSFGIAFSCLNSPDTVITVPAITDSNAPVPEPSSFVLTGFAALGLLIARKKFSRPGL
- a CDS encoding tetratricopeptide repeat protein, which encodes MKQPKLKKGGSRISSELPARDGARPPWTLAFCVLCCALSGAGWLDTNQAVKSKNNAANDAPATQEDRKTVPAQNIDSQRDDAQLAKAASCWQRGDVAGCNKLLGLLLERNGNNRRARLLLVDVDLFSGRTEQAAAELQTLVAADPKDAVAQHALAQVLDACGRHQESLEHYKIACQLDPQNDEYAFSYQRSAGLVSLPDRLSTFATISGNRPSKSTDVSSPPSTTAVGGAVKLASATSPIPEAAQTTDHPGDAHLQCGELPTANLQSETSRPEVQNETLNPGNSITCDRQGNHSQAAVGVSVTDLAAAQQAAWRLSDDSTSQNRPQTFAPPAKVHDWLGRLDFGGPTGEEPTATHSALNSATKAPSKEITPSAEKTPALVKMSPLESLPSLEKPPSLESLPSLEKPPSLEKPPSVSRSEAWGTAATPSSGAAEKPVSAAVQTTLLAESSGSQKILRDPLQRAEAALDRGDTETAIDLASDGLLQTPGQAAALYRLLGTAHYRRGEYQAAQAALTQAINLDKSDATSCFLMGSTLDKLSQHQAAMHYFSEAARLDAHAK
- the nadC gene encoding carboxylating nicotinate-nucleotide diphosphorylase is translated as MPTDFHQIEWDALVADECRRIIRAAVMEDLDRGQDWTTVSLVPMEATARAALVARQAGVIAGLPAVQLVLDEMDRRLQFTPATLAGKSIADGQAIQSGATLAAIAGPARSLLTAERLILNFVGRLSGIATLTKQFVDAVAGTQARIYDTRKTTPGWRRLEKYAVRQGGGHNHRTGLFDAVLIKDNHLALGGARVGLKQFNPAAAVRQARQFIDENFPADDPRRLMIVEVEVDSLVQLEQVLPERPDIVLLDNMSVDDLRQSVVLRNRLAAEVELEASGGVTLATVRAIAQTGVERISAGALTHSATSLDVGLDWLAEPD
- a CDS encoding YbjQ family protein — translated: MVVTTGNEVEGYKVASYIGLVRGIVVRSPNIAQGLMGGLKAIVGGNIESYATVCEHAREEAYERMEQHAAERGADAVIAVRYDATEFMQGATEVLCYGTAVKLTRTA
- a CDS encoding RNA polymerase sigma factor, translating into MSPSPETRPSLLIRLSDRSDQAAWQEFASIYTPVIYRLALRKGLQHADAEDLSQQVLSAIAKAIDRWQTDPARAKFRTWLHRVAQNQIINALTRAAPDRAVGGSTVMSNLNEHSARMPDSDLIRLELRREVFRWAANRIRHEFRSVTWNAFWLTAVENATIEDAVQRLGLSSGAVYAARSRIMRRLKEKVCEFDDGESELPS
- the uvrB gene encoding excinuclease ABC subunit UvrB translates to MQFQITSPFQPAGDQPQAIAALTEGLRTGRKQQVLLGVTGSGKTFTMANVIQNVQRPTLVLSHNKTLAAQLYSEFKEFFPRNAVHYFVSYYDYYQPEAYIPQRDIYIEKDASINQEIDRLRLATTSSLVSRRDVIIVASVSCIYGLGSPEDYRSMMVGLRVGEQTDRDHVLRKLVDIHYERNDIEFARTKFRVRGDCVELWPAYEEFAYRIEFWGDEIEKLSIINPTSGETIDRLETVYIYPAKHFVMPEDRIHAAVESIKQELEQRLEEFKNHNKLLEAQRLAARTRFDIEMMQEMGYCPGIENYSRPLSGRPPGSTPDTLYNFFPDDFLLFVDESHVTVPQVRAMYAGDYSRKSTLVEHGFRLPSALDNRPLKFDEWEKKINQVIYVSATPGPYELQQTGGEFIEQVIRPTGLLDPVIEIHPARGQVPHLLEEIKKRAAVGQRTLVTTLTKRLAEDLSFYLAEQGVKCKWLHSELDAFERVELLRDLRTGRFEALVGVNLLREGLDLPEVSLVAILDADKEGFLRSETSLLQTIGRAARNVDATVILYGDSVTDSMQAAIEETNRRRAMQQEYNREHGITPVSIQKAIRDGIEAEAAAHARANAAVGRTDEAQYITEEYLAELEAEMYAAAEALEFERAGVIRDRITKMRDSLGKKVGEVDFHADDNGKGRGKRRRHGGRVPRPKKLG
- a CDS encoding helix-hairpin-helix domain-containing protein, whose amino-acid sequence is MSDEQPPQSATSQSFLRRADQAVTAAFCFFALVALAWYWVAQGGLRGRLIEIEHANQATAEFKVDVNTADWPELITIPEIGQTLAERIVEYRQQHGPFQSVDDLRHVRGIGPKTLERLKAYVLPLGPSKAAAEAQPQEPPPPQENRAVAKSSQSP